The following are encoded together in the Triticum dicoccoides isolate Atlit2015 ecotype Zavitan chromosome 6B, WEW_v2.0, whole genome shotgun sequence genome:
- the LOC119320235 gene encoding extradiol ring-cleavage dioxygenase-like isoform X1: protein MAMDTFYISHGSPTLSIDDSLPVRHFLKSWEPAGLAGPQPPRAILIVSGHWETDTPAVNVIRGTNDTIYDFYGFPDQMYKVALIHNSTSMSMLVYPAPGAPDVAMRTKKLLEDAGFGPVSEDHGRGLDHGAWVPLMLMYPEANIPVCQLSVQTDRDGTYHYDLGRALAPLRDDGVLIVGSGSATHNLGRILRTFAPTSGEPVPEWAAEFDAWLRESLLNGRHDDVKRYEETAPFAKVAHPRPDHLYPLHVALGAAGPEAKAELIHRSWSNATLSYASYRFTTKQQDKLMEPPCDGATPALVCD from the exons ATGGCCATGGACACGTTCTACATCTCCCACGGCTCGCCCACGCTCTCCATCGACGACTCGCTGCCAGTGCGCCACTTCCTCAAGTCGTGGGAGCCGGCCGGTCTCGCCGGCCCGCAGCCGCCTCGCGCCATCCTGATCGTGTCCGGCCACTGGGAGACGGACACCCCGGCTGTCAACGTCATCCGTGGCACCAACGACACCATCTACGACTTCTATGGCTTCCCCGACCAGATGTACAAGGTCGCCTTAATTCATAATTCTACATCCATGTCTATG CTGGTGTACCCTGCGCCGGGCGCGCCGGACGTGGCCATGAGGACCAAGAAGCTCCTGGAGGACGCCGGGTTCGGGCCGGTGAGCGAGGACCACGGCCGCGGGCTCGACCACGGCGCGTGGGTGCCGCTGATGCTCATGTACCCGGAGGCCAACATCCCGGTGTGCCAGCTCTCCGTGCAGACGGACCGCGACGGCACGTACCACTACGACCTCGGCAGGGCGCTGGCGCCGCTCCGGGACGACGGCGTGCTCATTGTCGGCTCCGGCAGCGCCACGCACAACCTAGGCCGGATCCTGCGGACGTTCGCGCCCACCAGCGGCGAGCCCGTGCCGGAGTGGGCGGCTGAGTTCGACGCCTGGCTCAGGGAGTCTTTACTCAACGGACGGCACGACGACGTGAAGCGGTACGAGGAGACGGCGCCGTTCGCCAAGGTAGCGCACCCGCGGCCGGACCACTTGTACCCGCTGCACGTCGCGCTCGGTGCGGCCGGGCCGGAGGCCAAAGCGGAGCTCATCCACCGCAGCTGGTCCAACGCCACGCTCTCCTACGCGTCCTACCGGTTCACCACCAAGCAGCAAGATAAACTGATGGAGCCACCGTGTGACGGCGCTACCCCTGCTCTTGTATGCGACTAA
- the LOC119320235 gene encoding extradiol ring-cleavage dioxygenase-like isoform X2 — translation MAMDTFYISHGSPTLSIDDSLPVRHFLKSWEPAGLAGPQPPRAILIVSGHWETDTPAVNVIRGTNDTIYDFYGFPDQMYKLVYPAPGAPDVAMRTKKLLEDAGFGPVSEDHGRGLDHGAWVPLMLMYPEANIPVCQLSVQTDRDGTYHYDLGRALAPLRDDGVLIVGSGSATHNLGRILRTFAPTSGEPVPEWAAEFDAWLRESLLNGRHDDVKRYEETAPFAKVAHPRPDHLYPLHVALGAAGPEAKAELIHRSWSNATLSYASYRFTTKQQDKLMEPPCDGATPALVCD, via the exons ATGGCCATGGACACGTTCTACATCTCCCACGGCTCGCCCACGCTCTCCATCGACGACTCGCTGCCAGTGCGCCACTTCCTCAAGTCGTGGGAGCCGGCCGGTCTCGCCGGCCCGCAGCCGCCTCGCGCCATCCTGATCGTGTCCGGCCACTGGGAGACGGACACCCCGGCTGTCAACGTCATCCGTGGCACCAACGACACCATCTACGACTTCTATGGCTTCCCCGACCAGATGTACAAG CTGGTGTACCCTGCGCCGGGCGCGCCGGACGTGGCCATGAGGACCAAGAAGCTCCTGGAGGACGCCGGGTTCGGGCCGGTGAGCGAGGACCACGGCCGCGGGCTCGACCACGGCGCGTGGGTGCCGCTGATGCTCATGTACCCGGAGGCCAACATCCCGGTGTGCCAGCTCTCCGTGCAGACGGACCGCGACGGCACGTACCACTACGACCTCGGCAGGGCGCTGGCGCCGCTCCGGGACGACGGCGTGCTCATTGTCGGCTCCGGCAGCGCCACGCACAACCTAGGCCGGATCCTGCGGACGTTCGCGCCCACCAGCGGCGAGCCCGTGCCGGAGTGGGCGGCTGAGTTCGACGCCTGGCTCAGGGAGTCTTTACTCAACGGACGGCACGACGACGTGAAGCGGTACGAGGAGACGGCGCCGTTCGCCAAGGTAGCGCACCCGCGGCCGGACCACTTGTACCCGCTGCACGTCGCGCTCGGTGCGGCCGGGCCGGAGGCCAAAGCGGAGCTCATCCACCGCAGCTGGTCCAACGCCACGCTCTCCTACGCGTCCTACCGGTTCACCACCAAGCAGCAAGATAAACTGATGGAGCCACCGTGTGACGGCGCTACCCCTGCTCTTGTATGCGACTAA
- the LOC119322175 gene encoding flavonoid 3'-monooxygenase CYP75B4-like encodes MEIPLPLLLSTFAISVTICYVIFFFFHADKGRAPLPPGPRGWPVLGNLPQLGGKTHRTLHEMTRLYGPMLRLRFGSSLVVVAGSADVAKQFLRTHDAKFSSRPPNSGGEHMAYNYQDVVFAPYGPRWRAMRKVCAVNLFSSRALDDLRGFREREAALMVRCLADGAAAGVAVVLSKAANVCTTNALSRATVGLRVFGTAGSEPGAVDFNEIVLKLIEVGGVLNVGDFVPALRWLDPQGVVAKMKKLHRRFDDMMNRIIAERRTGAIAATAGEEDGKDLLGLLLAMVQEDKSLTGGSEEDRRTDTDVKALILNLFVAGTDTTSITVEWAMAELIRHPDIMKQAQEELDAVLGRDRLVSESDLLRLTFLGAVIKETFRLHPVTPLLLPRMATEECEVAGYRIPKGTELLVNVWGIARDPVLWPDPLEFRPARFLPGGSHTDVNVKGGDFGLIPFGAGRRICAGLSWGIRMVTMTTATLVHSFDWELPAGKTPDMEETFSLLLQLAVPLMARPVPRLLPSAYQIA; translated from the exons ATGGAAATCCCTCTCCCGTTGCTTCTCTCCACTTTTGCCATTTCCGTGACCATATGctatgtcatcttcttcttcttccacgccGACAAGGGGCGTGCGCCGCTGCCGCCCGGGCCAAGGGGCTGGCCGGTGCTGGGAAACCTCCCGCAGCTCGGCGGCAAGACGCACCGGACCTTGCACGAGATGACAAGGTTGTACGGCCCGATGCTCCGGCTCCGCTTCGGCAGCTCTCTCGTGGTGGTGGCCGGATCAGCCGACGTGGCCAAGCAGTTCCTCCGCACCCACGACGCCAAGTTCAGCAGCCGGCCGCCCAACTCCGGGGGCGAGCACATGGCGTACAACTACCAGGACGTGGTGTTCGCGCCCTACGGCCCCCGATGGCGCGCCATGCGCAAGGTGTGCGCCGTGAACCTCTTCTCGTCACGCGCGCTTGACGACCTCCGCGGCTTCCGCGAGCGGGAGGCCGCACTCATGGTGAGGTGccttgcagatggtgctgctgccggcgTGGCCGTGGTGCTGTCCAAGGCGGCAAACGTGTGCACGACCAACGCCCTCTCGCGGGCCACGGTGGGGCTCCGGGTGTTCGGCACCGCCGGCAGCGAGCCTGGCGCGGTGGACTTCAATGAGATCGTGCTGAAGCTGATAGAGGTGGGCGGGGTTCTCAACGTCGGGGACTTCGTGCCGGCGCTCCGGTGGCTCGACCCGCAGGGGGTTGTTGCCAAGATGAAAAAACTGCACCGGCGGTTCGACGACATGATGAACAGAATAATCGCCGAGAGAAGGACCGGTGCTATTGCTGCAACGGCAGGCGAGGAGGACGGTAAGGACCTGCTTGGCTTGTTGCTCGCAATGGTGCAGGAAGACAAGTCCCTCACCGGCGGCTCCGAGGAGGACAGGAGGACAGACACAGACGTCAAGGCGCTTATACTG AACTTGTTTGTGGCTGGCACGGACACAACATCGATCACAGTGGAGTGGGCGATGGCGGAGCTGATTCGGCACCCGGACATCATGAAGCAGGCGCAGGAAGAGTTGGACGCTGTCCTGGGCCGCGACAGGCTCGTCTCCGAGTCGGACCTGCTGCGGCTCACCTTCCTCGGCGCGGTTATCAAGGAGACTTTCCGGCTGCACCCGGTGACGCCTCTCTTGTTGCCACGGATGGCCACCGAGGAGTGTGAGGTCGCCGGCTACCGCATCCCCAAGGGGACGGAGCTTCTAGTGAATGTGTGGGGGATAGCCCGTGACCCGGTCCTGTGGCCCGACCCGTTGGAGTTCCGGCCCGCCAGGTTCCTCCCCGGAGGGTCGCACACGGACGTCAACGTCAAGGGAGGTGACTTCGGGCTGATACCGTTCGGGGCGGGCAGGAGGATATGTGCGGGCCTCAGCTGGGGCATTAGGATGGTCACCATGACCACCGCCACGCTGGTGCACTCGTTCGACTGGGAGCTGCCAGCAGGCAAGACGCCGGACATGGAGGAGACATTTTCTCTGCTGCTGCAGCTAGCCGTGCCATTGATGGCCCGCCCGGTGCCCAGGCTGCTCCCATCGGCATACCAAATAGCCTAG
- the LOC119326207 gene encoding uncharacterized protein LOC119326207: MGDNSKDKSVDSSVEKLCESMQRMLAQLMEQAQVKSSSSTEIQKSILEPNPVKLTGPGDYFSWARNASLILEAHGLHKYLSEDEKKPTDVVQEQWEQNQKRVMVWLLGSMEKTVREQVESFQTAAEVWTSIEKQFSGKSNKMQVSRILHEMWHFRQDQKSVTEYAGEFKKLYRDLEFFRPFKPHDPRDLSLLREWFEPLLVQGFLEGLNPEFKLRSQMIQASPDWPTLDQTIASILEEETRLANQEATPQMHGDNRAALTHAQTSVTSRSDQANTTKFDYRRRNKVVCDHCKMPGHVKKNCFELVGYPPGWKQRQTSRFNGSGNNFEKKQDRAHLTSSTKELPATAAHALEEFKAKLMAVATEGSSEAVGSRATEGFEVRKNSWDWN; this comes from the exons ATGGGAGATAACAGCAAGGATAAGAGTGTGGATTCAAGTGTTGAAAAACTTTGTGAAAGTATGCAGCGAATGCTTGCTCAGCTGATGGAGCAGGCCCAAGTAAAGTCTAGTAGCTCGACTGAAATTCAGAAGTCTATCCTTGAACCGAATCCAGTTAAATTGACTGGCCCGGGCGACTATTTTAGTTGGGCTCGCAATGCCTCGTTAATTTTGGAAGCTCATGGCCTGCATAAGTACCTAAGTGAAGATGAGAAGAAACCAACGGATGTAGTGCAGGAGCAGTGGGAGCAGAATCAAAAGCGAGTCATGGTTTGGCTACTGGGCTCAATGGAAAAAACTGTTCGGGAACAAGTTGAAAGTTTTCAAACTGCTGCTGAAGTCTGGACAAGCATTGAAAAACAGTTTTCTGGTAAATCAAACAAAATGCAGGTTAGCAGAATATTGCATGAGATGTGGCACTTTAGGCAAGATCAAAAATCAGTTACAGAATATGCAGGGGAATTCAAGAAACTTTATAGAGATCTGGAGTTCTTCCGGCCATTCAAGCCACATGATCCTAGAGATTTGTCTCTCCTCAGAGAATGGTTTGAACCATTGTTGGTGCAGGGTTTTTTGGAAGGCCTGAATCCCGAGTTTAAACTTCGCTCTCAGATGATACAAGCATCTCCTGACTGGCCTACCTTGGATCAAACTATTGCTAGTATCCTTGAAGaagaaactcgtttggctaaccagGAAGCAACACCACAGATGCATGGTGATAATCGTGCTGCACTTACTCACGCACAAACCTCTGTTACTTCTAGGAGTGATCAAGCAAATACTACTAAGTTTGACTACAGAAGGAGAAACAAAGTTGTGTGTGATCATTGTAAGATGCCTGGCCATGTGAAGAAGAATTGTTTCGAGTTGGTTGGTTATCCTCCGGGATGGAAGCAAAGACAAACAAGCAGGTTCAACGGCAGCGGTAACAACTTTGAGAAGAAGCAGGACCGAGCTCATCTTACATCATCGACAAAAGAGTTACCTGCAACCGCTGCTCATGCACTAGAAGAGTTCAAGGCAAAGTTGATGGCCGTTGCTACCGAAGGATCTAGTGAAGCTGTCGGCTCTCGGGCTACAGAAG GATTTGAAGTCAGGAAGAATTCTTGGGACTGGAACTGA